The Macaca thibetana thibetana isolate TM-01 chromosome 11, ASM2454274v1, whole genome shotgun sequence genome window below encodes:
- the KRT72 gene encoding keratin, type II cytoskeletal 72 codes for MSRQLTRFPGEERLGFSGCSAVLSGRNGSSSASFRAGVKGLASFGSKSLFCLGGSRRLALSAAAGRGGGRLGGFVGTVFGSAGLGPACPSVCPPGGIPQVTVNKSLLAPLNVELDPEIQRVRAQEREQIKALNNKFASFIDKVRFLEQQNQVLETKWNLLQQLDLNNCRKNLEPIYEGYLSNLRKQLETLSGDRVRLDSELRNMQDLVEDYKKKYEVEINRRTAAENEFVVLKKDVDAAYMNKVELQAKVDSLTDEIKFFKCLYEGEIAQIQSHISDTSVILSMDNNRNLDLDSIIAEVRAQYEEIALKSKAEAETLYQTKIQELQVTAGQHGDDLKLTKAEISELNRLIQRIRSEIGNVKKQCANLETAIADAEQRGDCALKDARAKLDELEGALHQAKEELARMLREYQELMSLKLALDVEIATYRKLLEGEECRMSGEYPNSVSISVISSTSAGAGGAGFSMGFGTSSSYSYKTAAADVKTKGSCGSELKDPLAKTSGSSCATKKSSR; via the exons ATGAGCCGCCAACTGACCCGTTTCCCCGGCGAGGAGCGCCTGGGCTTCAGCGGCTGCTCCGCGGTCCTTTCCGGCAGAAACGGCAGCAGCTCCGCCTCATTCCGGGCCGGGGTCAAGGGCTTGGCCTCCTTTGGCAGCAAGAGCCTCTTCTGCCTTGGGGGCAGCCGGCGCCTGGCTCTCAGCGctgcggcggggcggggcggcggcCGCCTGGGCGGCTTCGTGGGCACCGTCTTTGGCAGCGCCGGGCTGGGGCCAGCGTGTCCCTCTGTGTGCCCGCCCGGGGGCATCCCTCAGGTCACCGTCAACAAGAGCCTCCTGGCCCCGCTCAACGTGGAGCTGGACCCCGAGATCCAGAGGGTGCGTGCCCAGGAGCGGGAGCAGATCAAGGCGCTGAACAACAAGTTCGCCTCCTTCATCGACAAG GTGCGGTTCCTGGAGCAGCAGAATCAGGTGCTGGAGACCAAGTGGAACCTCCTACAGCAGCTGGACTTGAACAACTGCAGGAAGAACCTGGAGCCCATTTATGAGGGCTACCTCAGCAACCTGCGGAAGCAGCTGGAGACGCTGTCTGGGGATAGGGTGAGGCTGGACTCGGAGCTGAGGAACATGCAGGATTTGGTGGAAGACTACAAGAAGAA GTATGAGGTGGAGATTAACAGACGCACAGCTGCTGAGAATGAGTTTGTGGTACTCAAGAAG GACGTGGATGCTGCTTACATGAACAAGGTTGAGCTCCAGGCCAAGGTGGACTCCTTGACAGATGAGATTAAATTCTTCAAGTGCCTTTATGAAGGG GAGATCGCTCAGATCCAGTCCCACATCAGCGACACGTCCGTCATCCTGTCAATGGACAACAACCGGAACCTGGACTTGGACAGCATCATTGCCGAGGTTCGTGCTCAGTACGAGGAGATCGCCCTGAAGAGCAAGGCCGAGGCTGAGACCCTGTACCAGACCAAG ATCCAGGAGCTGCAGGTCACAGCAGGCCAGCATGGGGATGACCTCAAGCTCACCAAGGCTGAAATCTCTGAGCTCAACCGCCTGATCCAGAGGATCCGCTCAGAGATAGGGAATGTGAAGAAGCAG TGCGCCAATCTGGAGACGGCCATCGCTGACGCCGAGCAGCGGGGGGACTGCGCCCTGAAGGACGCCCGGGCCAAGCTGGATGAGCTGGAGGGCGCCCTGCACCAGGCCAAGGAGGAGCTGGCACGGATGCTGCGTGAGTACCAGGAGCTCATGAGCCTGAAGCTGGCCCTGGATGTGGAGATCGCCACCTACCGCAAGCTGCTGGAGGGCGAGGAGTGCAG gATGTCTGGCGAATATCCAAATTCTGTGAGCATCT CCGTCATCAGCAGCACCagtgctggggcaggaggagctggCTTCAGCATGGGCTTTGGCACCTCGAGCAGTTATAGCTACAAAACTGCAGCTGCAGACGTCAAGACCAAAGGCAGCTGTGGCAGCGAGCTCAAGGATCCCCTTGCCAAAACCTCGGGGAGCAGTTGTGCCACCAAAAAGTCCTCCAGATGA